A window of Streptomyces sp. NBC_01241 genomic DNA:
AAGCGGCTCTGGTCGACGGGGCGCGGCAACGCGCTGGGCAAGCAGATCTGGAAGCTGGGGATCTGTCAGTCGATGCTGGGGGACGCGGACGACATGGGGGTGCCCGCCGTGGCCCGGCGCGCCTCGGTGCAGGAGCGGGTCGTGGCGTACAACGAGGCGCTGCGGGACGTCTGCGCGAAGGACCGGCGCTGCCGCTACGACGGCGGGGCGGTCTTCGACTACGCGTTCACGGGCAAGCAGCTCAGCCAGTGGGACTGGTTCCATCCGGGGCGCAACGGGCAGGCGAGGCTGGCGGAGATCGCGTACCGCAATGTCACTTCGGCCAGGCCCCCGGCGTAGGCTTTGTGATCATGGACACAGGTTCGAGCGCGGTGATACGTGCGGAAGAGTTCGGTACCCTCGCGGACGGCGCCGTCGTGCACCGGTGGACGCTGGAGCGGGGCGGTACGCGGGTGCGCGTCCTGACGTACGGCGGCATCGTGCAGTCGGTCGAGGTGCCCGGCCGGGACGGAGCGCGGGCGGGTGTCGCGCTCGGGCTGCCGGACCTCGCCGGGTACGAGACGTTCACCGGCCCGTATTTCGGCGCGCTCGTCGGGCGGTACGCGAACCGGATCGGCGGGGCCTGTTTCGAACTGGACGGCCACACGCACCGGGTGACGCGGAACGAGGGGCGCAACCATGTGCACGGCGGGGCCCGGGGCTTCGACAAGCGCGTGTGGGAGGCTCGGGAGGTGGCGGACGGTGTCCGGCTGTCCCTGGTCTCCGAGGACGGCGAGGAGGGCTTCCCGGGGCGTCTGACGGTGTCGGCGACGTACTCGCTGGACGAGGACGGGGCGCTGCGGATCGCGTACCGGGCGACGACGGACGCCCCGACGGTGGTCAACCTCACCAATCACACGTACTGGAACCTCGCGGGCGCCGACAGCGGCAGCGCCCTCGGGCAGGTGCTGCGGATCGCGGCCGGGCGGATCACCCCGGCGGACGCCGAGTCGCTGCCGACGGGCGAGTTCCTGCCGGTGGACGGGACCAGGTTCGACTTCCGTGAGCCGCGGCCGGTCGGCCCGGACTACGACCACAACTTCGTGCTGGACGAGGCGGTGGCGGGTCCGGTGGCCGAGCTGTACGACGCGGGGTCGGG
This region includes:
- a CDS encoding aldose epimerase family protein, encoding MDTGSSAVIRAEEFGTLADGAVVHRWTLERGGTRVRVLTYGGIVQSVEVPGRDGARAGVALGLPDLAGYETFTGPYFGALVGRYANRIGGACFELDGHTHRVTRNEGRNHVHGGARGFDKRVWEAREVADGVRLSLVSEDGEEGFPGRLTVSATYSLDEDGALRIAYRATTDAPTVVNLTNHTYWNLAGADSGSALGQVLRIAAGRITPADAESLPTGEFLPVDGTRFDFREPRPVGPDYDHNFVLDEAVAGPVAELYDAGSGRVLTVSTTEPGMQLYTADHFDGRPFGPCGGIALETQHFPDSPNRPEFPSTVLRPGEEYVSSTVYGFSVR